In one Flavobacteriales bacterium genomic region, the following are encoded:
- a CDS encoding serine/threonine-protein kinase: protein MGLLRNIHAISSVPFGPNTPFTAATEIAMEEQPLNQGGFGAVYRLHTVDGRSVRGALVKVMFNEEHGEHAYETVRLLHEKLRGRFHDALTIEHPELLGMPFFLFRAENDEGEPVVAMALCDLGTLGFEDMGSDSWDAAAYFRNTSPLEKLHLAYQFARTVDVLHNIGFLHADLKDKSIFLNTRQPQLALIDFDSGFHPDTQGAASTLGALSQWASAKLRGWIKSKQSPGQLSIDDRQDEERWALASGVFELLSGVAPFFFLRDADDNSIAKYLKEHKWPEVDPNSALVNPANLAYHEAMLLLLQELEDSGGKDLVAAFKRTFNRGYYKPGARPKPAEWKVLLGNLCKQHVGSPAITSLQGDRDKIHRKGEPVNLTWSATQHRALLLDGRPLPFGATAAEVAPSDTTVFTLKAISDFGTAESTFKVEAVKTPPVIHGFNANKHLRDTLEPVVLEWATTDAVEIRILPVGSTVELSGTIEVLPEAPTTYELQAYGGFGQLAVAHVHVEVASPLIESFDWEVNLLKGIDNVDLIWRTRNTVEVLIEGQPGVHPPEGVLHVPIRQGTPFTLTAKGLFGTTSASLKAYPFPVPVIEQMAMDFPLMNMTTEVTIPAATFLVTPLDRSLLAQAPTPRDLGPGYLRDQMGKELSALNEWQGHWILSGRAIWDRITGNKTDAD from the coding sequence ATGGGCCTTTTGCGCAACATCCATGCGATCTCATCCGTCCCATTCGGACCCAACACGCCGTTCACAGCAGCGACAGAGATCGCCATGGAGGAACAGCCCCTGAACCAGGGCGGTTTCGGTGCGGTGTATCGCCTGCACACGGTGGATGGCCGGTCTGTCCGAGGCGCACTGGTGAAGGTGATGTTCAATGAGGAGCATGGTGAACACGCCTACGAGACGGTGCGCCTGTTGCACGAAAAGTTACGGGGCCGTTTCCATGACGCATTGACCATCGAGCATCCCGAACTGTTGGGCATGCCCTTCTTCTTATTCAGGGCAGAGAATGATGAGGGTGAGCCGGTCGTGGCCATGGCCTTGTGCGATCTAGGAACGCTGGGTTTTGAGGACATGGGAAGTGACAGTTGGGATGCTGCTGCCTACTTCCGCAACACCAGCCCATTGGAGAAGCTGCACCTGGCCTACCAGTTCGCCCGTACCGTCGATGTGCTGCACAACATCGGATTCCTCCATGCCGACCTCAAGGACAAGTCGATCTTCCTGAACACCCGGCAACCACAACTTGCGCTGATCGATTTCGATTCGGGCTTCCATCCGGACACTCAAGGTGCCGCAAGCACCCTGGGCGCCCTCAGCCAATGGGCCAGTGCAAAGCTCAGGGGGTGGATCAAGAGCAAGCAGAGCCCTGGCCAGCTTTCGATCGATGACCGACAGGACGAGGAGCGCTGGGCGCTCGCTTCGGGTGTATTCGAGTTGCTGTCGGGGGTAGCTCCCTTCTTCTTCCTCAGGGATGCAGACGATAACTCCATCGCCAAATACCTCAAGGAGCACAAATGGCCGGAAGTGGATCCGAACTCAGCGTTGGTGAACCCCGCGAACCTGGCATACCACGAGGCCATGCTCCTCTTGCTCCAGGAGCTGGAGGATTCCGGTGGAAAGGACCTGGTAGCAGCGTTCAAGCGGACCTTCAACCGGGGTTACTACAAACCCGGTGCAAGGCCCAAGCCGGCGGAGTGGAAGGTTTTATTGGGCAACCTGTGCAAGCAACATGTGGGCAGCCCGGCGATCACCAGCCTTCAAGGGGATCGCGACAAGATCCACCGAAAGGGAGAACCGGTCAACTTGACCTGGAGCGCCACGCAGCACCGCGCATTGCTTCTCGATGGGAGGCCACTTCCATTTGGTGCCACTGCTGCGGAGGTTGCCCCCAGCGATACCACGGTGTTCACCCTAAAGGCCATCAGCGACTTCGGTACTGCGGAATCCACGTTCAAGGTGGAGGCCGTCAAAACCCCGCCGGTCATACACGGGTTCAATGCGAACAAGCATCTGCGCGATACGCTTGAGCCTGTTGTTCTTGAATGGGCGACCACGGACGCCGTCGAGATCCGCATACTGCCGGTCGGAAGCACGGTGGAACTGAGCGGCACGATCGAGGTACTACCAGAGGCGCCCACCACATATGAACTTCAGGCCTATGGTGGCTTCGGCCAATTGGCCGTTGCGCACGTGCACGTGGAGGTCGCCAGTCCTCTTATCGAGTCGTTCGACTGGGAGGTGAATCTCCTGAAAGGCATCGACAATGTGGACCTGATCTGGCGCACACGCAACACGGTGGAAGTGCTCATTGAGGGCCAACCGGGTGTCCATCCGCCGGAGGGTGTGCTGCACGTGCCCATCCGCCAGGGAACGCCATTCACCCTTACGGCCAAGGGGCTTTTCGGCACAACGAGTGCCTCGCTCAAAGCCTATCCCTTCCCGGTACCCGTGATCGAGCAGATGGCCATGGACTTCCCGCTGATGAACATGACCACCGAGGTGACCATCCCTGCCGCGACCTTCCTTGTCACACCCTTGGACAGGTCCCTTCTGGCTCAAGCACCCACGCCCAGGGACCTTGGCCCCGGGTACCTGCGCGACCAGATGGGCAAGGAACTTTCGGCCCTCAACGAATGGCAGGGCCACTGGATCCTATCGGGCAGAGCCATCTGGGATCGCATCACTGGTAACAAGACTGACGCAGATTGA
- a CDS encoding vWA domain-containing protein, whose amino-acid sequence MEIPRVFHQLVIFLLDGSGSMTALGRTGRTKGQELHDAMYKVLERLRASKNKNCFDISCRVYSTDEKEIIAQQTVTEIDLAKWSFDPADHIEAEETHAATSLEAAFGQARGYLRDRTDKQSNALIILLTDGDFHDEDEVAEVADRIREHPGMSLATIFYETELTPEWQELVGSDYNENCAAVLRSMATEEADFASTVDPEAIRNHMIKSISKTSQV is encoded by the coding sequence ATGGAGATCCCCCGGGTCTTCCACCAGCTGGTGATCTTCCTGCTGGATGGTTCCGGCTCAATGACCGCGCTGGGACGGACCGGCCGAACCAAGGGCCAGGAGCTCCACGATGCGATGTACAAAGTGCTTGAGCGTTTGAGAGCGAGCAAGAACAAGAACTGCTTTGACATCAGTTGCCGAGTGTATTCCACGGATGAGAAAGAGATCATCGCTCAACAGACCGTTACGGAGATCGACCTTGCGAAATGGTCCTTCGACCCGGCCGATCACATTGAGGCTGAGGAGACGCACGCGGCAACCTCCTTGGAGGCGGCCTTCGGACAGGCCAGAGGCTACTTGCGCGATAGAACGGACAAGCAGAGCAACGCGCTCATCATTCTGTTGACCGATGGGGATTTCCATGATGAGGACGAGGTGGCCGAAGTGGCGGACAGGATCAGGGAGCATCCGGGGATGTCGTTGGCGACCATCTTCTATGAGACCGAGCTGACACCGGAATGGCAGGAGCTCGTGGGCAGCGACTACAATGAGAATTGTGCTGCGGTGCTGCGGAGCATGGCCACGGAGGAGGCGGACTTCGCCTCCACGGTGGATCCGGAGGCCATCCGCAACCACATGATCAAGAGCATCAGCAAAACGTCGCAGGTCTGA
- the clpB gene encoding ATP-dependent chaperone ClpB produces MDLNKFTVRSQQAIQQAQTIATGYGQQMLENGHLLKGILEVDPDVTPFLLKKMNVNVPAMTQALDRIVGQYPKVSGGQISLSRYSSDALTKALAALKEFGDEFASVEHMLIGILDSGDTVSQLLKDNGVTKKDLIAAIKELRKGSKVTSQSQEETYNALNKYAKNLNQLAKDNKLDPVIGRDEEIRRVLQILSRRTKNNPILIGEPGVGKTAIAEGIAQRIVSGDIPEDLKGKQVFSLDIAALIAGAKYKGEFEERLKAVVKEVIASEGNIILFIDEIHTLVGAGGGEGAMDAANILKPALARGELRSIGATTLNEYQKYFEKDKALERRFQKVMVDEPSREDAISILRGLKEKYESHHKVLIKDAAIIAAVELSTRYIADRFLPDKAIDLIDEAASKLRMEINSKPEELDEIDRRIMQLEIEREAIKRENDEAKLAELNKELAELSGQRDGFKARWESERQLVDRINSAKDQIEELKHQAQQYEREGDFGKVAEIRYGRIQETEKELESAKQELLALQAESKMIKEEVDVEEIAAVVSRWTGIPVTRMLEAERTKLLKLEDELHKRVIGQDEAVRAVADAVRRNRAGMGDERRPIGSFIFLGTTGVGKTELAKALSEILFNDEHAMTRIDMSEYQERHSVSRLVGAPPGYVGYDEGGQLTEAVRRKPYSVVLLDEIEKAHPDVWNILLQVLDDGRLTDNKGRVVNFKNTIIIMTSNIGSHIIQENFENLEKKDVDAVVEKTQREVMDLLRKTVRPEFLNRVDELIMFRPLSQADVREIVKLQLHMLLQKLEEKDIHLIPSEELIAHISTTGFDPQFGARPIKRMIQKELLNELSKQIIAGTLETGKPQVIDVFDGKIVLRKPVDAKEEQKANGNGKARKSKAEV; encoded by the coding sequence ATGGACCTCAACAAATTCACCGTCCGCTCCCAGCAGGCCATCCAGCAGGCGCAGACCATCGCCACCGGATACGGCCAGCAGATGCTCGAGAACGGCCACCTGCTCAAGGGCATCCTGGAGGTGGACCCCGACGTCACCCCCTTCCTGCTGAAGAAGATGAACGTGAACGTGCCCGCGATGACGCAGGCGCTGGACCGCATCGTCGGGCAATACCCCAAGGTGAGCGGCGGGCAGATCAGCCTTTCCCGCTACAGCAGCGATGCGCTCACCAAGGCGCTGGCCGCGCTGAAGGAGTTCGGCGATGAGTTCGCCAGCGTGGAGCACATGCTCATCGGCATCCTGGACAGCGGCGACACCGTGAGCCAGCTGCTCAAGGACAACGGCGTCACTAAAAAGGACCTGATCGCGGCCATCAAGGAGCTGCGCAAGGGCAGCAAGGTGACCAGCCAGAGCCAGGAGGAGACCTACAACGCGCTGAACAAGTACGCCAAGAACCTCAACCAGCTCGCCAAGGACAACAAGCTCGATCCGGTCATCGGCCGCGACGAGGAGATACGCCGCGTGCTGCAGATCCTCAGCCGCCGCACCAAGAACAACCCGATCCTGATCGGTGAGCCCGGTGTGGGTAAAACGGCCATCGCCGAAGGCATCGCGCAGCGCATCGTCAGCGGCGACATCCCCGAGGACCTCAAGGGCAAGCAGGTCTTCAGCCTCGACATCGCCGCGCTGATCGCCGGCGCCAAGTACAAGGGCGAGTTCGAGGAGCGCCTGAAGGCCGTGGTGAAGGAGGTGATCGCCTCGGAAGGGAACATCATCCTCTTCATCGACGAGATCCACACCCTGGTGGGTGCGGGTGGTGGCGAAGGCGCCATGGACGCCGCCAACATCCTGAAGCCCGCCCTGGCACGCGGCGAGCTGCGCAGCATCGGCGCCACCACGCTCAACGAGTACCAGAAGTACTTCGAGAAGGACAAGGCCCTGGAGCGCCGCTTCCAGAAAGTGATGGTGGACGAGCCCTCCCGCGAGGACGCCATCTCGATCCTGCGCGGCCTCAAGGAGAAGTACGAGAGCCACCACAAGGTGCTGATCAAGGACGCCGCGATCATCGCCGCCGTGGAGCTGAGCACGCGCTACATCGCCGACCGCTTCCTGCCGGACAAAGCCATCGACCTGATCGACGAGGCCGCGAGCAAGCTGCGCATGGAGATCAACTCCAAGCCCGAGGAGCTCGACGAGATCGACCGCCGCATCATGCAGCTGGAGATCGAGCGTGAGGCCATCAAGCGCGAGAACGACGAGGCCAAGCTGGCCGAACTGAACAAGGAGCTCGCCGAACTGAGCGGCCAGCGCGATGGCTTCAAGGCCCGCTGGGAAAGCGAACGCCAGCTGGTGGACCGCATCAACAGCGCCAAGGACCAGATCGAGGAGCTGAAGCACCAGGCGCAGCAGTACGAGCGCGAGGGCGACTTCGGCAAGGTGGCCGAGATCCGCTACGGCCGCATCCAGGAGACCGAGAAGGAATTGGAGAGCGCCAAGCAGGAACTGCTCGCGCTGCAGGCCGAGAGCAAGATGATCAAGGAGGAGGTGGACGTGGAGGAGATCGCCGCCGTGGTGAGCCGCTGGACCGGCATCCCCGTCACCCGCATGCTGGAGGCCGAGCGCACCAAGCTCCTGAAGCTGGAGGACGAGCTGCACAAGCGTGTGATCGGCCAGGATGAGGCCGTGCGCGCCGTGGCGGATGCCGTGCGCCGCAACCGAGCCGGCATGGGCGATGAACGCCGCCCCATCGGCAGTTTCATTTTCCTGGGTACGACGGGCGTTGGTAAGACGGAGCTGGCCAAGGCGCTCAGCGAGATCCTGTTCAACGACGAGCACGCCATGACGCGCATCGACATGAGCGAGTACCAGGAACGCCACAGCGTGAGCCGGCTGGTCGGGGCGCCTCCGGGCTATGTGGGCTACGACGAAGGCGGCCAGCTCACCGAGGCCGTACGCCGCAAGCCCTACAGCGTGGTGCTGCTCGACGAGATCGAAAAAGCCCACCCCGACGTGTGGAACATCCTCCTGCAGGTGCTCGACGATGGCCGCCTCACCGACAACAAGGGCCGCGTGGTGAACTTCAAGAACACCATCATCATCATGACGAGCAACATCGGCTCACACATCATCCAGGAGAACTTCGAGAACCTGGAGAAGAAGGATGTGGACGCCGTGGTGGAGAAGACCCAGCGCGAAGTGATGGACCTCCTGCGCAAGACCGTACGTCCCGAGTTCCTGAACCGCGTGGACGAGCTGATCATGTTCCGTCCGCTGAGCCAGGCGGATGTGCGTGAGATCGTGAAGCTGCAGTTGCACATGCTCCTGCAGAAGCTGGAGGAGAAGGACATCCACCTCATCCCCAGTGAGGAGCTGATCGCGCACATCTCCACCACCGGCTTCGATCCGCAGTTCGGTGCGCGCCCCATCAAGCGCATGATCCAGAAGGAGCTGCTGAACGAGTTGAGCAAGCAGATCATCGCGGGCACGCTCGAGACCGGCAAGCCGCAAGTGATCGACGTGTTCGATGGGAAGATCGTGCTGCGGAAGCCCGTGGATGCGAAGGAAGAGCAGAAGGCGAACGGGAACGGGAAGGCGAGGAAGAGCAAGGCGGAGGTGTGA
- a CDS encoding DUF4407 domain-containing protein, producing MALARFLFKPIERLFLWSSGADIEVLDQVPTEKSKYYGIGGTIVFTALMASFAGGYAFFTAFKDPALSVFFGLFWGALIFNLDRYIVSSFGVGDGKRTISRQEVLEAAPRLLMAALLGFVIATPLELKLFEGEIEAEVQQQVALANKRIEGNYDLASDKQLVLWKSELADISNRLANMQNDEDRKRVERDSADSAQEREWVYGCSQHPPGKGPHHTELMSRYIAKKSEYDALLVKNAPIQDDLRSKQSALNAKAEKRETDLLKSSQADIHEADKSRGLMARLEALGSLTQRSAAIWWAKWLITLLFIFVEIAPVLFKMMTERGPYDDIVEQKKYEVLLNQQLRRSKLNEDANAMLKANRNNQEEFLQAEMLKNREMLQLIVEAQKEIAAEAIKAWKEEQKEKMKDNVANYIRTNGTGQNLA from the coding sequence ATGGCACTAGCCCGTTTCCTTTTTAAGCCGATCGAACGCCTCTTTCTCTGGTCCTCGGGTGCCGACATTGAGGTGTTGGACCAAGTTCCCACCGAGAAGAGCAAGTACTACGGTATTGGCGGCACTATAGTCTTCACGGCCTTGATGGCGAGCTTCGCTGGTGGCTATGCCTTCTTCACGGCCTTCAAGGATCCTGCGCTCTCTGTCTTCTTCGGCCTATTCTGGGGCGCATTGATCTTCAATCTGGACCGTTACATCGTCTCCTCTTTCGGCGTCGGCGACGGCAAACGCACCATATCCCGGCAAGAGGTGCTGGAGGCGGCGCCCCGGTTATTGATGGCTGCATTGCTGGGTTTCGTTATCGCCACGCCGCTCGAACTCAAGTTGTTCGAGGGAGAGATCGAAGCAGAGGTGCAGCAGCAGGTAGCTCTTGCGAACAAGCGAATTGAAGGAAATTATGATCTCGCGAGCGATAAACAACTTGTGCTGTGGAAATCAGAGTTGGCTGACATTTCCAACCGGCTTGCCAATATGCAGAATGACGAGGATAGGAAGCGAGTTGAAAGGGATTCTGCTGATTCTGCTCAAGAAAGGGAGTGGGTTTACGGTTGCAGTCAGCACCCGCCCGGAAAGGGCCCCCACCATACCGAGCTGATGAGTAGATATATCGCAAAGAAAAGCGAGTACGATGCCCTGTTGGTGAAGAATGCGCCTATACAAGACGACCTAAGGTCCAAGCAAAGTGCACTGAACGCTAAGGCGGAGAAGCGGGAAACCGATCTTTTGAAAAGCAGTCAAGCAGATATCCATGAAGCCGATAAGAGCCGCGGACTTATGGCAAGATTGGAGGCCTTGGGTTCACTCACCCAACGCAGCGCCGCCATTTGGTGGGCCAAGTGGCTGATCACCCTGCTGTTCATCTTCGTGGAGATCGCCCCGGTCCTGTTCAAGATGATGACCGAGCGCGGACCCTACGACGACATCGTGGAGCAGAAGAAGTACGAGGTGTTGCTCAACCAGCAGCTACGTCGCTCCAAGCTGAATGAGGACGCCAACGCAATGCTGAAGGCGAACCGCAACAACCAGGAGGAGTTCCTTCAAGCCGAGATGTTGAAGAACCGGGAGATGCTCCAGCTGATCGTAGAGGCGCAGAAGGAGATCGCGGCGGAGGCGATCAAAGCTTGGAAGGAGGAGCAGAAGGAGAAGATGAAGGACAACGTGGCGAACTACATCAGGACGAACGGTACGGGGCAGAATCTGGCATGA
- a CDS encoding protein phosphatase 2C domain-containing protein: MYFAAGHIAVKKDQDRSLCIAHEQYRLVALCDGIGEFKDSGRVAELLVEAIRSEMPEHRTELDGIVRSAQEGVKAGGLVGGTTLLCCYQCGRHASDEVTVAHLGNGAIFHLAGDFYERGPSQVPYRMHHVVLPHVDEQGVLVRHVSHTSGTPELALSETTLRLNSPHGDILLLVTDGIATLEEEMVTRDPSGTLWRLQASAMQQVLEQLHTFLSGVRAPMTVQTDLGRFVASTLQGLKESGVLEDDASLGVVVTEAVLSHYNKQRS; the protein is encoded by the coding sequence ATGTACTTCGCCGCCGGGCATATCGCCGTCAAGAAGGATCAGGACAGGTCCCTTTGCATTGCGCACGAGCAGTATCGGCTCGTTGCGCTCTGTGACGGTATTGGCGAGTTCAAGGATTCAGGCAGGGTGGCTGAGTTGCTCGTTGAGGCCATCCGGTCGGAGATGCCCGAGCACCGGACCGAGTTGGATGGGATCGTCAGGTCGGCCCAGGAGGGGGTCAAGGCAGGAGGGCTCGTCGGCGGAACCACCTTGCTCTGCTGCTATCAGTGCGGCAGGCACGCAAGCGATGAGGTGACGGTCGCTCACCTGGGCAACGGCGCGATATTCCATCTGGCCGGTGACTTCTATGAACGCGGACCGTCGCAGGTGCCCTATCGCATGCACCATGTCGTGCTACCCCATGTGGATGAGCAGGGTGTGCTCGTGCGCCATGTTTCCCATACGAGCGGCACTCCGGAGTTGGCCCTGTCGGAAACCACTCTTCGTTTGAATTCGCCCCACGGTGATATCCTCCTGCTCGTTACGGACGGGATCGCCACGTTGGAGGAGGAGATGGTGACCCGGGACCCGAGCGGGACGCTCTGGCGGTTGCAGGCCTCCGCGATGCAGCAGGTCCTGGAGCAGCTGCACACATTCCTCTCCGGTGTTCGCGCTCCGATGACCGTTCAAACGGACCTCGGTCGCTTCGTCGCTTCCACGTTGCAGGGCTTGAAGGAGAGCGGTGTGCTCGAGGACGATGCATCCCTGGGCGTGGTGGTCACGGAAGCCGTCCTGTCGCACTACAACAAGCAGCGCAGCTGA
- a CDS encoding phospholipase D-like domain-containing protein, translating to MARVTTYFTGKDDLQAVLLVQLALARTSVHVAVAWFTDVPLFNKLLERQRSGVHVELIITKHEFNDTCANDHEAIAENGGLFLELGSEDQLMHHKFCIIDRKVLLQGSFNWTKRANQSNNETLTLIEEDPASVNQFLAEFERLKRNAGVVEAEQQLQLARVFEYFKLLRAFIGLGRSADVNAHAHELRGVSGLDGIVDLLLAGEYEQATKAMEAFERRHQAIVNVSAVEREWLLSRIRMLNAMVSQLVGERAEVEALVDRYNHRFRVELNPILLKILELKKKIYEKLKKYGVDDPTYADLEEEFKKVNEEYEAERLVVVADLSEEDQKDIKAMYREAATLCHPDSSKCVFSDKKEAEEAFGRLSQAYKANDILTVREILAQLRKGTWQGVNELDEMETLRAQLATLEHRYQNLLRELELVKTTEPYRTIEKLDDWDAYFQGLRTEYEAQYEQLASEYTK from the coding sequence ATGGCGAGGGTAACCACCTACTTCACCGGCAAGGACGACCTGCAGGCTGTGCTCTTGGTGCAACTCGCCCTGGCGCGCACCTCGGTCCACGTGGCCGTCGCCTGGTTCACCGACGTGCCCCTGTTCAACAAGCTCCTGGAGCGCCAGCGGAGCGGTGTCCACGTGGAGCTCATCATCACGAAGCACGAGTTCAACGACACCTGCGCGAACGACCACGAGGCGATCGCGGAGAACGGCGGGCTCTTCCTGGAGCTCGGCTCGGAGGACCAGCTGATGCACCACAAGTTTTGCATCATCGACCGCAAGGTGCTGCTGCAAGGGTCGTTCAACTGGACGAAGCGGGCCAACCAGAGCAACAACGAGACCCTCACCTTGATCGAGGAGGACCCGGCGAGCGTGAACCAGTTCCTGGCGGAGTTCGAGCGCCTGAAGCGGAACGCAGGGGTGGTGGAGGCCGAGCAGCAGCTCCAGTTGGCCCGGGTCTTCGAGTACTTCAAGCTGCTGCGTGCCTTCATCGGCCTGGGCCGTTCGGCGGACGTGAACGCCCATGCGCACGAGCTGAGGGGTGTGTCCGGATTGGACGGCATCGTGGACCTGCTACTGGCCGGTGAGTACGAGCAGGCGACGAAGGCCATGGAGGCCTTTGAGAGGCGGCACCAGGCCATCGTGAACGTCTCGGCGGTCGAGCGGGAGTGGCTACTGAGCCGCATACGCATGCTGAACGCCATGGTCTCTCAGCTCGTTGGGGAACGGGCCGAGGTGGAAGCGCTCGTTGACCGGTACAACCACCGCTTCCGGGTGGAGCTGAACCCCATCCTGCTGAAGATCCTCGAGCTGAAGAAGAAGATCTACGAGAAGCTCAAGAAATACGGGGTCGACGACCCGACCTATGCTGATCTGGAGGAGGAGTTCAAGAAGGTGAACGAGGAGTACGAGGCGGAGCGCCTGGTGGTGGTGGCCGACCTGAGCGAGGAGGACCAGAAGGACATCAAGGCCATGTACCGGGAGGCGGCCACACTGTGCCACCCGGATTCGAGCAAGTGCGTGTTCAGCGACAAGAAGGAGGCGGAGGAGGCGTTCGGCAGGCTGAGCCAGGCCTACAAGGCGAACGATATCCTTACCGTGCGCGAGATCCTGGCGCAACTGCGCAAAGGCACTTGGCAGGGCGTGAATGAGCTGGACGAGATGGAGACGCTCCGCGCGCAACTGGCAACCCTCGAACACCGCTACCAGAACCTGCTGCGCGAACTCGAGTTGGTGAAGACGACCGAGCCCTACCGAACGATCGAGAAGTTGGATGATTGGGATGCCTATTTTCAAGGCCTGCGCACCGAGTACGAGGCGCAGTACGAGCAATTGGCCAGTGAATACACCAAATAG